In Nostoc edaphicum CCNP1411, the sequence ATTATACTCCGCAACCGCTTTGGGTTTTCTCTTGCCCAGATGGCGGCTAATTTGCCTGTCCACGAGTGACTAACAATATGGGCAAAAGTCCATCCAAGATGATCCATGAGTGCTTCGAGGTCTGCGATCGCACTCTCAAAGCTATAATCTATCTCTGGCTTGCTACTTTGGCCATGTCCGCGCATATCTGGTGCCACTATGTGGTAATCTGCCGCCAAATAATCTCCTAAACTAGACCACACCAAAGCATGATCGCCTAAACCATGTAACAGCAGTAAAGGTTCTTGACCTTGGTTCCACTCTAAATAAGAAAGTTGGATATCAGGTTTTGATAAAGTTTGACGCACAGGCATCATTGCACATCCAGCTGTAGATAGTTTTGCGTTTATATGGTACTGCGAAGGACTGGGGACTGGGGACTGGGAGACAAGGGAGACAAGAATAACTAATACCCAAATGCCCAATGCCCCATGCCCCATGCCCCATTCCCCATGCCCCAATCCAATTGTTACCAATTACCACTTTATGACTCTGAGGATTGTACCAATTGACACGAAACAATAAGGCTAATGAATGCCAAGATCAAAAATAAAGGATGCCCCAAGGATATTGAAAGTACTATGCCAGAATTACACCAATCAATTGCCCAGCATTATCACGAACGGACTAAATACAATCCTGAGACTCTCGCCTCTAAAAATCAGCGGTTGGACTGGACTAAACAGCCAGTGCCCTTTAAAGAGTACAAAATTGGCTCTACTTTTGATCTCAAACCCTATATCCAAGAAAAAGCAGAGGCTTATGCTAATAATCCAGATGCTCAATGGTGGCAAAGACTCTCAAGGCTGTTGTTTCGCAGCTATGGATTGACGGCGAAAATGCCTTCTATGGGGAGTGCTGTGTATTTACGCGCTGCTCCCAGTGCAGGCGGGTTATACCCTGCCGAAGTGTATGTGGTTTCCCGTGGTACGTCGTTATTGCCGCCTGGTCTATATAACTACCAGTGTCGGACTCATTCTCTTATGCATTATTGGGAAAGTGATGTTTGGCAAACTCTCCAAGCAGCTTGTTTCTGGCATCCTTCTCTAGAAAATACCCAACTGGCAATTATTGTCACTGCGGTATTCTATCGTTCTGCGTGGCGTTATGAAGATCGGGCTTATCGGCGGATTTTCCTAGATACGGGACACTTGTTGGGTAATATCGAGTTAGCTGCTGCAATTACTGATTATCGTCCCCATTTAATCGGCGGCTTTGTGGATGAATCAGTTAATAATCTGCTTTATGTTGATCCGCAACAAGAAGGTGCGATCGCTGTCTTACCTCTGGCAGACTTGTTAGATGTTAATCAAAATTTGCCATTGGGATGTACTGCTTTACCTTCCGCTACCGAAACTAGTTATCCTCAAATCCCCGATGGTGAATTGCTGACATACTTCCATCAACACACCCAGATCCAATCAGGTATTACTGGTAATCTCAATCTACCAACTATCAAACAAGAAAAATCTTTGGAGGATAAATATAACTTTCCTTTCTGTTTGAAAATTCCCACCATCACCGCACCTATAGACTGGGGACAAAAGCTGTCAGAACTGGAAATCACTATGTACAAGCGACGCTCTACCCGTGCCTACAATGGCGATGATTTAAGCTTCGATGAATTGAAAAGTTTACTTGATTTCACTTACCAACCACAAAATTACATCGACCAAAGTTTAGATATTTCTCCAGACTATTTTGATCTGAATTTAATAGAAACATTCATTGCCGTTTGCGGAGTTAAAGGATTGGAGGCGGGTTGTTACTATTACGCACCCAAAGCCCAAGAATTACGCCAAATTCGGTTTAAAAACTTTCGGCGAGAGTTACATTTTCTCTGTTTGGGACAAGAATTGGGGCGGGATGCCGCAGCGGTATTGTTTCATACAGCCGATCTAAAAGCTGCGATCGCACAATATGGCGATCGCGTTTACCGTTACTTACACATGGATGCTGGTCATTTGGGACAGCGTTTAAATTTAGCCGCAATGCACCTGAATGTCGGCGTCAGTGGTATCGGTGGATTCTTTGATGACCAAGTAAATGAAGTCTTGGGTATACCTACTGATGAAGCTGTTTTATATATCACTACATTAGGACGCCCAAGATAAAATATAGCGCAGACCACCGCAAATAATGCCAAGTCCACAAAGATTCTTATCTACGAGAAGCTACACGTAGCTTGCCGTAGAAGTATGCGGTTCATTTCCTAACCTAAACTTTTGGCAGTAAATATATTCTGTAAAAAATTTTACCTTATAGAATGATTTTACGGTGGTACAATCATTACTTCAGTGTTGCCGTAAATTGTCAACTTTTTTTGGGGTTCGATGTGGTTTAATTTCGGGAAATACTTCTTGAAGCTTTGCTGTAGTAAACTATCGTAAATTTAGCTCAGGAGTTTGGAGTGGAGTTATCAATCTCCGTATATTTCCGTATTATTACTTGTTTTATAACTCCTTAGTATTACCAAGTGAACTTTCTTGCTAAATTTATTTATTGATGAGGTTGCAAAAACTGCCTATAGTTTGATAAAAATACTGATGGTACATATTATTTTTTGCAACCCACCCTTAGAGGATGTTTGAAAAGTATTTCTCTGTAACTTTAGGCACTTTAGATCCCCCCTAACCCCCTTTTTAAGGGGGGAACCGGAGTCAAAGTCCCCCAATTTATCGGGGAATTTAGGGGGATCTAAAACTTTTGATACCGACAAAAGGACTTTTCAAACAACCTTTTAAGCAAACCCAAGTACCCATTCAAATGAAGGAAATCATTTCCACAAAAAATAAATATCTTAACAATCTTGTAGAGTAAAAACATTGGTTAACTTCAGCATAGGCTTTAGCTAATTTAATTTGGCATTACAAACATTCAGAAAAACACAATTTTCATTCCGCAGATTTTAATTATTTTGTTTAAATCTGATAATTAATAAAACTTTTGTAACACAACCACTAATGCTATTTCCTGAAAATGAAAGACAACGTATAGAAGTACTTAATCAATATCAAATTTTAGATACGCCACCGGAAGAAGTTTTTAATGAACTAGCTCAACTAGCTGCTAACTTTTGTGAAACACCAATCGCCCTGATTAGTCTAGTTGATGCAGAACGAGAGTGGTTCAAGTCAAAAATTGGAGTAACTATATCGGAGGTTCCTCGGAGCATTTCTTTTGGTAATTATACTATCTTGCAAAGTCAAATATTAATCATCCCGGACACTTTGCAAGACGAACGGTTTGTTACAAATCCCCTTGTAATATCAAATAATTATTTTCGTTTCTATGCAGGAGTTCCCCTAATTAACTCAAGTGGTTTTGCATTAGGTAGTCTTTGTGTAATTGATTTTTCACCACGAAACTTGAGTGTTAAAGAGCAAGTAGCCTTACAACAGTTGGCTCGACAGGTAATCAGGTATTTAGAATTACATCGACAAAAACTTATTGATGATAGCCAAAGGAGTTTTAATCTCCTTTTTTCTAAAAATCCCAATCCAATGTGGGTATATGACCAGAATAATCTGCAATTTTTAGATGTAAATGAAGCTGCTGTTATTCACTACGGATACTCACGAGAAGAGTTCTTGCAAATGCGAATAACTGACATTTGCACTCCAGAAAATATGCATATTTTTCTGGAATATTTAGCAAAAAAACACTCTAACTTACACTTTACTGGACAATGGCGACATCGGCGAAAAGATGGACAGGTTATTGATGTTGAAATTGTCACACATTTAATAGACTATGCTTGTCACCAAGCTCATTTGGTTAATATCCGAGACATCACAGAACATAAACAAATAGAAATAACTCTTCAGGAAAGTGAAGCGAGATTTCAAGTTGTTTCTGAAGCTATTCCTGTTCCATTCATTATTTCCCGTGCATCTGATGGGTTGATTTTATACGCTAATCCAGAGTTGCTTCAAACATTTCGGTTCTCTCCAGAGTATTTAATAAATCGCAAAAATTTATTAGATTTATATCATAATTTGGCAGATTTAGAAGTGCTATTAAAACTTCTCAATCAACATGGTTTTATTCATAATTATGAACTTCAATTAAAAAGAGCAGATGGAACTTATTTTTGGGCGATAACTTCACTACAATATTTCAAATTCAACAATGAATCATCGATTTTAACAGTATTCTATGATATTAATGACCGAAAAAATGCTGAAACAAAACTCCAAGAGCAAAATGAGTTTTTGCGGATAATTTTTGAGAGTATACCGTTGATGATTGCCCTCATTGCTCCCAATGGTAAACTTCAATGGGTGAACCAAGAATGGGAAAATATTCTCGGTTGGAAACTTCAAGATTGCCAAACTTATGATGTATTGGAAGCGTTATACCCTAATCCTGAATATCGACAGTATGTAATAAATTTTGTTCAGTCCGCACAACGCAATTGGGGTGACTTTAGAACTCAAGTGCGCGATGGTCGTTTATTGGATACGTCTTGGACTAATATTAAACTTTCAAATGGTCAAATTATTGGTATTGGGCAAGATATCACAGAACGTAAGCAAACTGAATTAGCCCTAAAAGCCCAAGCCGAGCGGGAGCAATTGATGCGGACTGTTGCTCAACGGATTCGTCAATCTTTGAATCTCCAAGATATTTTGAATGCAACAGTTCAAGAAGTGCGAGATTTACTTGGGGTTGATCGAGTAGTAGTTTATCAGTTTGACTCAGAGATGATCGGCACAATTGTGGCAGAATCGGTGGAACCTGGATGGACAGTTTCTTTGGGTGTAGAGATTCATGATACGTGTTTTCAAATAGGTGCAGGAGTGGAGTATTATCAGGGACGCAAACGAGCGATCGCTAATATTTACGAAGCTGGACTCACTGATTGCCATGTTCGCCTGTTAGAACAGTTTGAAGTCAAAGCAAATTTAGTTGTACCCATATTGCTAGAAGTAGGCTCTCAAAGCCCCGGCTCTCACCTTTGGGGTTTACTGGTTGCTCACCAATGCTCCGGTTTCCGCCATTGGGAAGAAAATCAATTAGATTTGCTCGATCAACTTACAGTCCAATTAGCGATCGCAATTCAACAATCCAGCATCTTTGAGCAAGCTCAAACTGAACTTGTTCAAAAGCAAAAAGCTCAAGTGAAATTAAAAAATGCCTTGGCTGAAAAAGAAGTTCTCTTAAAGGAAGTTCATCATCGAGTTAAAAATAATTTGCAAATTGTCTCCAGCTTATTACAACTTCAGACCCAAACACTCAAAGATCCGGAAGTAATCAAAGTCCTTCGAGAAAGTCAGAACCGAATTGAATCAATATCTCTAATTCATAAGAATTTGTATACTTCCGCTAATATTGGGCAAATTGATGTTGCTGACTATATCCATAATTTAGCAACAAGCTTGCTAATTTCCTATCAAATATGGCCGGGTAAAATTGCACTAGAAATTGATATAGAACCATTAAATTTAAATGTTGACCAGGCTATTGCCTGTGGATTGGTTATTAACGAATTAATTTCCAATGCCCTCAAGCATGCTTTTCCCAACCAACAAGCAGGCACAATCAGCATTGCTCTACGCAATATCGGTAATAGTATCGAGATGACTATCCGAGATAATGGGATTGGTTTACCAGATAATTTAGATTGGACAAATACTGATTCTTTGGGTCTGTCGTTAGTATATGACTTGGTTATAGAACAACTAGAAGGCAGCATTACTCTAGAACGAAATCATGGAACAGGATTCAAAATCCAATTCACGCAGTTAACTTTGCATCAATAAATATCAAATGGGTCAAGCTAAGATTTTAGTCGTTGAAGATGAAGTGATTGTGGCTAGAACTATTGCTAGCCAACTCACTCAATTAGGATACATTGTTACGGGTACAGCTTCATCTGGAAAAGTTGCCATTGCCAAAGCATCGGCAACTCAACCAGAACTAGTATTAATGGATATTATTCTTAAAGGTGAGATGGATGGTATTGCTACCGCTAGTCAGATTCGTGAACAGTTAGATGTACCCATAATTTATTTAACTGCTTATGGTGACGACCATACTTTAGAAAGAGCCAAACTTACCCAACCATTCGGATACATTGTTAAACCATTTACTACAAAAGATTTAAGAATAGCGATCGAGATCGGTCTTTTAAAACACCAATTAGAACGAGAACTGCGAGAAAATCGAGATCAGTTAGCAACCCTTTTAAATTCGATGAGTGATGCTGTCATCGCTACCAATGAGCAGGGAGCAGTGACATTCATGAATCCCGCAGCTGAAGCGCTGACTGGCTGGCAGCAAAAAGATGCTTTAGGAAATGAGGCCACGAAAATTTTTCATATTGTCGATGAAGTTACAGAGACTACATTAGAAAACCCTGTGACAAAAGTGCTACGGGAGCAACAGGTTGTTTATTTAGGGGAATTCACATCCCTGATTACAAAAAACGGAAAAAGAATTCCAATTGGTGATAGTGCTTCACCACTGAAGCGAGGATCTGACCAGATAAATGGTGTAGTAGTTGTTTTCTGGGATCTTAGCGAACGACGCCAAACAAAATTGCTAGAGCAAGCATTGGAGAAGGAGCAAGAACTTAACCGTCTCAAGTCACTATTTATCTCTACAGTATCTCATGAGTTTCGTAATCCCCTAACTGTTATTCAAACAGCAGTAGAACTCATTGAAATGCAAGGAGCAAATTTGACAGATGCAAAAAGAGGCGTTTATTTAAAGCGAATTCAAGGTGCTGTGCAATCTATGGAAAAACTCATGGAAGAAGTGCTGTTTATGGGCCGAGCGGAAGCAGAAAAACTCATATACAACCCCGCCGGACTTAACTTAGAGAATTTTTGTCGAGAGTTAGTCGAAGATTTTTCTATTGTTGAAAGTAGGGTATGTGAAATTGTTTTTACCTGTCATAGCGAGAACACGTCTGCTGTAATGGATGAAGGACTCTTACATTACATGTTGATAAATCTACTCTCAAACGCGGTTAAATATTCTCCCAGAGGAGGCAACATTCAGCTTGATTTAATATGCGACCCGATTGAGAAAGTAGCAATTTTTTATATTCAAGATCAAGGTATGGGCATTCCCGAACCAGACCAAACTCGACTTTTTGAATCATTCTACCGAGCCTCAAATGTCCAATCAATTCAGGGTACTGGATTGGGGTTAGTAATCGTTAAAAGGTGCGTTGATGCTCATAGGGGTAAAATCAGTGTCACAAGTCAAGTTGGAGTTGGTACTAAATTTACAGTAATTTTGCCCTTAAATTCCGAATCATCCTTGATTGAAGCTATTAAAGAGGGAACGGAGAGTAATAGAAAAGAGGATTTAGACCCCACCTAAAACAGTCCGCACTTAGTTGCGTATTTATCTTACTCTCGGAGAGAGAACTCTTAATTATTCCCTATTCCCTATTCCCTATTCCCTGTTCCCTTTGGTAATGACGCCATTTTTCTTGTTGACGCGCTCTTTTCTCTTCGGTGAGGCTATCAAAACAATAGGGACAAGAGATACCTTGCTCATACTTTGGAGACACCTTATCTTCCTCAGAAATCGGACGCCCACAACAGAAGCACCGCTCACAACTCCCTTCTTCCAATCCATGACTAACAGCTACCCGCTCATCAAAGACAAAACATTCGCCTTGCCATAAACTTTCTTGTGCTGGAACTTCCTCCAAATACTTGAGAATGCCGCCTTTGAGATGATAGACTTCTGCAAAACCTTGGGCAAGCATGAAGGATGAGGCTTTTTCACAGCGAATGCCGCCTGTACAAAACAGAGCAACCTTTGTGTGTTTAGCTGGGTCGAGATGGTGACGCACATAATCGGGGAATTCTCGGAATGAGCCAGTTTGGGGATTTTCTGCGCCTTGGAAAGTACCGATATTCACCTCATAATCATTGCGGGTATCAATCACGGTTACTTCTGGATCAGAAATTAGATCATTCCATTCCTGGGGGCTGACATAAGTACCAACTTGCTCATTTGGGTCAATTTCCGGCAACCCTAAAGTGACAATTTCTGGCTTCAACCGCACCTTCATCCGCTCAAAGGGCGGAGTTTCGGCATAGGACTCTTTAGATTCTAGGTCTGCTAAACGGGGGTCAGAACGCAAAAACCAGAGAACTGAGTCAATGGACTGACGCGAACCTGCAATTGTACCGTTAATGCCCTCTTGTGCTAGCAAAATAGTCCCCTTGACATCTTGAGCTTGGCAGTAAGACAGCAGAGGAGCTCGTTTCTCGGCAAAATCTGGCAGCTTGACAAATTTATACAGTGCTGCAACCACTTGGATATTTTCTGGCTTCATCCCTTTGATAATGGAACAATATAAGTTACAATAGCAACGACAATCAAAGTTACCTACTATTTTAATTTTACGGGGGTTTAGCTCAGTTGGTAGAGCGCCTGCTTTGCAAGCAGGATGTCAGCGGTTCGAGTCCGCTAACCTCCATTAAAGATGTTTATTGAAGTGTGTGATGCCTACGGTAGCGATCGTTGACGCACATATCAGGGACTACCAAATAAAAACCCCATCACTATGAAGGAATGGGGTTTTTATTTGGTAGACAAGGGGAAAGGGAAGTTGGTATTGCATCCAATTGCCCCAATTTCAAAGTCGTACTTAGTTAGATAAGTCTCTGGATAAGGAGGTGAACTGTGACTTGACAGCACTAAGGTAATTTTGATCGTTCAAAATTTGTGGGGGTAATTTGTTAGCACTAATAGCAGCCTTAACTAAATCTTCCGCAACAATATTTCTGTTCTGGCGTTCAAAAATCAGATTTCCTCCACTCGGAATGCCCTGCTGCTCTAAACCACCTTGGTAAGCAAGAGAAACAAGATTGAAGGGTTGGAGATAACTAGTAGCAGTAGTAGAATTGACAGCAAGTTTGATTGGCTCATTCTTTACATCAGTGGTAATACTAGCACTGGCGTAATTGTTATTTGTGGCTGGTTGAGCGTTAGCAATTCCAGATGTGAGGGCAACAAAAGCAATAATAGCCGCAGAATTTATAAAAGTTGTAAGTTTCATCGAGTTATCCTTAAGTAGCTGGGGTTTAATTAATCTTTTTTACTCAAAGTGTTCCCTTTGTTATAAACTTTATTCTCCTATACTTAGCTCATCCGATCGGTTGAATTTTTTCTCACCCATTCGGGTGAAGTTATGAAGCTATCGGGAATAGTGTAGTCATAAACATTTAGGGAATTCCAAGTAATAAAATATCCCAATATTTCTTGTTGTAGTATGGACGTATCGACTGTCCTGTGAACTGGGCAAGGTTTCCATCCCACCCACAAGTAGTAGTCATGTATTGGTTGGGAAAAGTGGAAATATAGGGCGATTAAGTACTGCGACAATAAGCGTCTTAGTTAGCATCATCCAGAACCAGTTAATCAAAGTTGGACTTACTATAGAACTACTATTTTATTTTTGAAAAAATACCGTACATCTCAAAAAGCCTGATTGCCTATTGCCTGCCTATCGTGCTTCTCTGCGAGACGCTTCTTTACCAGAGGCTTGTCTGCGACACGCTCCGCGAATGCCAACGCGAACGCGCACCACACAAGTAAGTTCAAAAATCAAAGCGGATTCTGATATCTATATAATACTTAGGGGGTTGTTTGAAAAAGCGTCCATTGGGATTAGTAGCAATTGTTCTCTACAAATCATTTGCCGCTTTGCTGCTTATGGTTACTTCGATCGCTTTATTATTGACATTAAAAAATTATCAAACTCTAGAGGCTTTTTCAGAGAATTATGTTTTAGAAGGTAAATCGATGATTATTAATTGGCTTTTAAAGAAAGTTATTAACTTAAATCCTCGAACCTTGGCATTTAGCAGTATTGGAACAGGAATATATGCTATTGTTACTACTATTGAAGCCATTGGTTTATGGTACGAAAAACGTTGGGCACATGTCTTGGTATTGGGACTTGTCGGTATCAGTATTCCACCAGAGATTTATGAATTAATTCAGGGTATCTCTCCTATAAAAATGTTTATTTTTGTGTTGAACTTAGCAGTGTTTGGCTATTTATTCCGAAATTTTCCTAAACATCAAACCACTGCGCGGAGTCATTAGTTATTAGTCATTAGTCCAAGAGAAACACGCCCACTCTTTTAAGAAGCTCCAGGTTTACGCAAAACTAAGACCCCACGTTGTACAATCGCTAAAAATACAATCTGGAGAGCGACTTGCCTAGATCGATTCACTCTACTCAACCACCACTGAAATTTATTCCCCAACGATTGAACCCACTGGTACTCCAGATTGTTCGGTGGTTATTGCCGATCGCACTACGGTTTCGCACTCGCCCTTGGCTACCAGCTGGAATTGTCAAGATTGAAGCCACGAATGTTGAGGTATTAGCTGAACTTTATCAACAATTCCAGGCTGGAAAAATTCGTTTTTTGTTGGCATTTCGCCACCCAGAGGTGGAAGATCCCCTCTGTATGCTGTATTTGCTTTCTCGCATTGTGCCACAAGTCGCTCGTCAGGAAGGTATTACACTACAATCCCTGGTTCACAGCTATTTTCTTTATGACCGAGGTATGACGGTTTGGGCTGGAAAATGGCTAGGTTGGTTGTTCTCTCGACTGGGAGGTGTGCCGGTTCATCGCGGTAGGCGACTAGATAGGCAAGCTATTCAAACTGCACGAGAGTTGTTTGCTAATGGCGAATTACCGATCGCAGTGGCACCCGAAGGCGGTACTAATGGTCATAGTGGTATTGTTAGTCCACTGGAACCAGGTGTTGCTCAAATGGGGTTCTGGTGTGCAGAAGACTTGCAAAAAGCTAACCGGACTGAGACTGTGATCATTTTGCCGATCGCTATCCAATATCGTTACGCCGAGCCACCTTGGTCTAAACTAGATTGGCTGTTGAGTAAGTTGGAAGCTGATAGTGGCTTACCAGTAAAGGAAATTGATTCGGGTAATCGCGAAGAGATTTACTATCAACGCCTCTGTAGGTTAGCTGAATATCTGATTACCGAGATGGAAGAATTTTATCGTCGCTTCTATCATCAAGACATCCCAAAAACCATCTCAATTGATGAATCTGCTACTCCTAATCAGGTATTAATTGCCCGACTGCATCGCTTACTAGATAAGGCATTACAAGTTACCGAGGAATATTTTGGAGTTCAGGCGCAGGGTAATTTTATTGACCGCTGTCGCCGCTTGGAAGAAGCTGGCTGGAATTACATTTATCGGGAAGATTTGCCAGATATCAAGGCTTTAGCACCCTTTAAACGCGGTTTAGCAGACTGGATTGCAGAGGAAGCAGACTTGCGAATGCGGCACATGCGGATAGTGGAAAGTTTTGTTGCAGTCACAGCTACCTATATTCAGGAACAACCGACGACGGAACGGTTTGCGGAAACAGCTTTGCTTATTTTCGATATGCTTTCCCGAATTCAAGATACAACGCTTCCGGGGCGACCTCGGTTAGGTTTGCGACAGGCACAAATCACTGTGGGGGAGCCAATTTTAGTTACGGAACGCTTTCGCAATTGTCAGGGCGATCGCCTCGCGTCTAGACAAGCTGTGAGCGATTTGACAAAAGATTTACAGGTTGCTTTGGAGAAGATGATTAGTTGAAGGAGGCAGGAAGCAGGAAGCAGGACAATACGGTTCGGTTAAGGCTTTTTGATGAAAATTTTAGATCACAAAGATTCGATAATTTATCACAAAGACGCGATAAATCGCCGTCTCTACAATAATTGGTCTTTTGTAGAGACGGCGATTCATCGCGTCTTTTGCCTTAACTCTCTCACCGATACAGCCAAACCCGAAGTAGTGAAAGCAGTTGTTCAGTATCTACAGGTTTGGTGATGTAGTCAGATGCTCCAGCTTGGATGCACTTTTCCTTGTCGCCTGGCATAGCTTTGGCAGTTAAAGCAATTATTGGTAAGGAACGAAACTGTTGTTGCTGGCGGATGGCGCGGGTGGTTTCGTAACCATCCATTTCCGGCATCATGATATCCATTAAAACTATATTAATCTCAGGATTAGTTTGGAGCTTCTCTATGCCATCCCTGCCATTTTCGGCAAATAGCACTTGCATTTGATAGCTTTCTAAAAAGCTGGTGAGGGCAAAAATATTTCGCAGATCATCATCTACAATCAGAATTTTCCGATTAGCCAGCACCGGGTCAGTTTGATGTAGTTGCTCTAGCATTTGACGTTTTGGTGGCGGCAAATTTGCTTGTACCCGATGTAAGAATAGGGCAGTTTCGTCTAACAACCGCTCTGGCGATCGCACATTTTTAATGATAATTGTCTCTGCTAGCCCCCGCAGTTGGGTTTCTTCTTGGCGGCTGAGTTCTTTGCCGGTGTAAACGATAATCGGCAGTTTCAACAGCCTGGGTTCAAGTTTTATCTGCTCAATTAGTGTAAACCCGCTCATATCGGGCAAACCCAGATCCAACACCATACAATCAAAATGGTGCGATCGCAAAATCGAGAGGGCTTCTGCTCCCGTACCCACTGCTGTACTTTGAACATCGCCATTACCGATCAGTTCGATAATACTTTGGGCTTGTACGGGGTCATCTTCTACGATCAGGAGATTTTTTACCTGACGCTCAATAAAGCCTTTAATCTCAGTCAATACTTGAGTTAGCGCTTCTGGAGAAACAGGTTTTTGTAGATAGGTAATCGCCCCTAGATGTAATCCCCGTTGCTGTCTTTCATCAACAGAAAGTATGTGTACTGGTATATGTCTGGTATCTGGTCTATGCTTCAAACGATCCAGCACCGTCCAGCCATCCATCTCTGGCATGTGGATATCTAGCATAATCGCATTGGGTTTAAACTGTTGCGCGAGTGCTAGACCTTGTTTGCTGTGTAAGGCAACAATGGTTTTAAAGCCCTGCTCACGAGCCATATCTAGTAAGATGCGGGCGAATTTATCGTCATCCTCAATAATTAGTAAAACGCGATCGCCTGGTTGAATTATTTCCCGGTCATCTGGAATTTCGCTGGTGAAGGTAGTAAGTACTTTCGCTGATGCCGAAGTATCCACATTTGTGGATCTTTTTTCGGACATTGGCACTTCTTTTATGGTAGATGCCGTGCGAATAGAGGTAGTTGGCTCAGGGGGTGGTGTGGTGAGAGTATTTTTAGCATTCTTTTCCTGTCGCCTGGGTAA encodes:
- a CDS encoding lysophospholipid acyltransferase family protein, with protein sequence MPRSIHSTQPPLKFIPQRLNPLVLQIVRWLLPIALRFRTRPWLPAGIVKIEATNVEVLAELYQQFQAGKIRFLLAFRHPEVEDPLCMLYLLSRIVPQVARQEGITLQSLVHSYFLYDRGMTVWAGKWLGWLFSRLGGVPVHRGRRLDRQAIQTARELFANGELPIAVAPEGGTNGHSGIVSPLEPGVAQMGFWCAEDLQKANRTETVIILPIAIQYRYAEPPWSKLDWLLSKLEADSGLPVKEIDSGNREEIYYQRLCRLAEYLITEMEEFYRRFYHQDIPKTISIDESATPNQVLIARLHRLLDKALQVTEEYFGVQAQGNFIDRCRRLEEAGWNYIYREDLPDIKALAPFKRGLADWIAEEADLRMRHMRIVESFVAVTATYIQEQPTTERFAETALLIFDMLSRIQDTTLPGRPRLGLRQAQITVGEPILVTERFRNCQGDRLASRQAVSDLTKDLQVALEKMIS